The Pseudanabaena sp. PCC 6802 genomic interval CATCGAGCTGCTCTGGCGTAGCATTTTCTAGTCCTTGCGCTAATCGCGGCGGAAAGCTAAAAATTGCACCATTCTTTAATTTAATTGCGATCAGATCGGCAGAGCGATCGTAATGCACCGATTCAGCGCGAACCTCCGTAGCATTAGCTTTCTTTGCTGCGGTCTTCGCCTTTGCGATCTCTGCCCTTAGATTCTCTTCGGTCAGTTCTTTTTCCCAATTTGGAAATATCATGTATTTCTTGCCATTTATGCAATAGCATCTCCTGATTTGTGGCTACTAATTTCAATGCCTTGACTATGTCCTTATCGCTCATTGTCTCGTCGGCAACCACCACAGAAGGGCGTTCGGTTTCATTACCAATATTTATCTTTGCTTCTGTTTGGTTGGTGTCGTTCTTCCTGCCCTTAAAAACATGGACGTGGGCTGGCTCATGGTCGTTCGTGTAGATATAGACAAAGAGGTTGTTCTTTATATCTTCGAGTACTTTGGGCATAGATTAATAGCCTTATTCCAGATTTTTTCTTCATAGACACACCCACCGCTAGACTACCTAATTGATTGGAAACACAGATCGTAGTATATCCGAACGCTTGGGTTTTTTCAAAAGATTTAACCCGATATACCCCTACAAGCCCCTGCACTCATGTGCGGGCTAAGAGCTAAAACCCGCTAAAACGGGTTGAACAGCCCCCATCCATAGTCTGCTTTAGCCGACTTTAGCTTTGAGCCAAGAAATTGATTTCTTGGCACCCGATCGCTGGACTCATGAACAAACCGCATCAAAATTAATGAGCAACACGTATATCGACTAAACCAAGAAAATAGCTAAAATTAAAGATTAGTAACTTAAGTTGCAGTACCCGCCATGACTAACCTTTTTCTCGAACGCCTTCATAGCAGCGATCGCCCCGTTATTTTATTTGATGGGGCAATGGGTACATCTCT includes:
- a CDS encoding DUF2442 domain-containing protein, with protein sequence MIFPNWEKELTEENLRAEIAKAKTAAKKANATEVRAESVHYDRSADLIAIKLKNGAIFSFPPRLAQGLENATPEQLDDVWISASGSSVHWESLDADFSIPGLVAGIFGTKIWMSELGKKGGQSTSKAKSKAARENGKKGGRPRKQVNALS
- a CDS encoding DUF4160 domain-containing protein yields the protein MPKVLEDIKNNLFVYIYTNDHEPAHVHVFKGRKNDTNQTEAKINIGNETERPSVVVADETMSDKDIVKALKLVATNQEMLLHKWQEIHDISKLGKRTDRRESKGRDRKGEDRSKES